One stretch of Pigmentiphaga aceris DNA includes these proteins:
- the argH gene encoding argininosuccinate lyase, protein MTSITAHETLLTDARLSAPPAARLVKYHDIPALEREKKQFQEFVAVDLAHTTMLVEEGIISAATGRAILEQLLVIRRMQPADFPTDIRRGSFLLQMESYLFAAIGEDVGGQMHTGRSRIDQGATVRRLYKRNRMLDVMDRLNGFQDAIAQQAQRHARTIMPGYTHMQHAQPWVFGHYLLSFSSRLHDSFERLAQAYGRVNRNPLGAVGLSGTSWPLNRTRTTELLGFDGMVENSKLGREAYYAAEAIGALAFVMADLNDLATDLHLWSSTEFGLVECDDSYCGTSSIFPQKKNPAGLETVKKAAGSAVTWLATALATFRAEGTGDQAMRDLPMIDEALASTEGMLDLFTGVIDTLIVHDDRMAESLSGSWCTASNLADVIVRERGLSFRQVHHIVARVVRNSLAQGIGPGALSSAMLDAAAQETAGISLDLGDVCVRDALDPRRFVETRVTDGGVGPLQVDRMLARAQQERASDKLWVDAARARIAHAAQELDHAVKQLVAPVEAT, encoded by the coding sequence ATGACCTCCATCACCGCCCATGAAACCCTGCTCACCGACGCCCGGTTGAGCGCACCGCCTGCTGCCAGGCTGGTCAAGTATCACGACATCCCTGCGCTGGAACGGGAGAAGAAACAGTTCCAGGAATTCGTCGCGGTCGACTTGGCGCACACCACCATGCTGGTCGAGGAAGGCATCATCTCAGCAGCTACCGGGCGCGCCATTCTGGAACAGCTGCTGGTCATCCGCCGCATGCAGCCGGCAGACTTCCCGACCGATATTCGCCGTGGCAGTTTCCTGCTGCAGATGGAGTCCTACCTGTTTGCCGCGATTGGTGAAGACGTGGGCGGGCAGATGCATACCGGACGCAGCCGCATCGATCAGGGCGCGACCGTGCGGCGGTTGTACAAACGCAATCGCATGCTGGACGTGATGGACCGGCTCAACGGATTTCAGGATGCCATTGCACAACAAGCGCAGCGCCATGCCCGCACGATCATGCCGGGTTATACGCACATGCAGCATGCGCAGCCCTGGGTGTTTGGCCATTACCTGCTGAGCTTCAGTTCACGCCTGCACGATAGCTTCGAGCGACTGGCCCAGGCTTATGGGCGCGTGAATCGGAATCCGCTTGGCGCGGTGGGGCTGTCCGGTACCTCGTGGCCACTGAATCGCACACGTACCACCGAGCTGCTGGGTTTCGACGGCATGGTGGAAAACTCCAAGCTTGGCCGCGAGGCCTATTACGCGGCAGAAGCGATCGGTGCACTGGCCTTTGTCATGGCGGACCTGAACGACCTGGCGACCGACCTGCATCTGTGGTCCAGCACCGAGTTCGGTCTGGTCGAATGCGACGACAGTTATTGCGGCACCAGCAGCATCTTCCCGCAGAAAAAAAACCCGGCGGGACTGGAAACGGTGAAGAAAGCCGCTGGGTCGGCCGTGACCTGGCTGGCGACCGCACTGGCCACCTTCCGCGCCGAAGGCACGGGCGATCAGGCCATGCGTGACTTGCCCATGATCGACGAGGCACTTGCCAGCACCGAAGGCATGCTGGACCTGTTCACCGGGGTCATCGACACCCTGATCGTGCACGACGACCGCATGGCCGAATCGCTGAGCGGCAGCTGGTGCACCGCCAGCAATCTGGCCGACGTGATCGTGCGTGAACGTGGCCTGTCGTTCCGGCAGGTTCATCACATCGTGGCGCGCGTGGTGCGCAACAGCCTGGCGCAAGGCATTGGCCCCGGCGCGCTGAGCAGCGCCATGCTGGATGCAGCGGCGCAGGAAACGGCGGGCATTTCGCTGGACCTGGGTGATGTCTGCGTGCGTGATGCACTCGATCCACGACGCTTTGTCGAAACTCGCGTGACCGACGGTGGGGTCGGCCCCTTGCAGGTCGATCGCATGCTGGCGCGTGCCCAGCAGGAGCGGGCAAGCGACAAGCTGTGGGTGGACGCCGCGCGTGCGCGCATCGCCCATGCCGCGCAGGAACTGGACCATGCCGTCAAGCAACTCGTAGCTCCCGTGGAGGCCACATGA
- a CDS encoding ABC transporter ATP-binding protein — protein sequence MNDDIVARVQNLSVSFGSAGDAPAVVRDVSFEVARGKTLAIVGESGSGKSVTSLAIMGLVGLGGGRIVSGQIELRTRRHGVVDLTQAPESQLRRLRGADMAMIFQEPMTSLNPVFKVGDQIMEAIRLHQPGDRSSVLARTLRTLDLVRIPDARQVMDRYPHQLSGGMRQRIMIAMALACEPTLLIADEPTTALDVTVQSQILQIIRGLQDDLDMGVVFITHDMGVVAEIADTVMVMRQGETVERGAVGDVFARPQHPYTQSLLRAVPKLGAMQGTDLPAKFPLLEPGNEAEKSSTQSAPSPEVHAPDYTSPPLLRVRNLVTRYDLRGGLLGRVQRRVHAVEDISFDLFPGETLALVGESGCGKSTTARAVARLLGTQAGQIEFDGQSIQTMTGKRLKDLRRDVQMVFQDPYASLDPRRSIEDALLEPLTVHGLAHGDAARRRVGELLSQVGLRPEHAHRYPHEFSGGQRQRICIARALALSPRLIVADESVSALDVSIQAQVINLMQDLQRQLGIAFLFISHDLAVVERVSHRVAVMYLGRIVEIGSRRQIFEDPRHSYTRKLLAAVPVADPQQRKTRQMMDGEIPSPVRSVDYVPVAQHVHEVAQGHLVAQESMAA from the coding sequence ATGAATGACGACATCGTTGCCCGCGTACAGAACCTGAGCGTGTCATTCGGCAGCGCAGGCGATGCACCCGCCGTGGTGCGTGACGTGTCTTTCGAGGTCGCACGCGGCAAGACATTGGCCATCGTCGGCGAGTCCGGATCGGGAAAATCCGTGACCTCGCTGGCCATCATGGGTCTGGTCGGTCTGGGCGGTGGTCGCATCGTGTCCGGCCAGATCGAACTGCGCACCCGACGACATGGCGTGGTCGATCTGACGCAGGCCCCGGAATCCCAGCTGCGGCGCTTGCGCGGTGCCGACATGGCGATGATCTTCCAGGAGCCGATGACCTCGCTGAACCCGGTGTTCAAGGTGGGCGACCAGATCATGGAAGCCATCCGCCTGCACCAGCCCGGCGATCGTTCAAGCGTGCTGGCGCGCACCCTGCGCACACTGGACCTGGTGCGGATTCCCGATGCCAGGCAGGTGATGGACCGTTATCCGCACCAGCTGTCGGGCGGCATGCGCCAACGCATCATGATCGCGATGGCGCTGGCGTGTGAACCCACGCTGTTGATCGCAGACGAACCCACGACTGCGCTGGACGTGACGGTGCAGTCGCAGATTTTGCAGATCATTCGTGGCCTGCAAGACGATCTGGACATGGGAGTGGTCTTCATCACCCACGACATGGGCGTGGTGGCAGAGATCGCCGATACGGTGATGGTGATGCGCCAGGGCGAAACCGTGGAACGTGGCGCAGTGGGCGACGTATTTGCGCGCCCGCAGCACCCCTACACACAAAGCCTGCTGCGCGCAGTGCCCAAGCTGGGTGCCATGCAAGGGACCGACTTGCCCGCGAAATTTCCCTTGCTGGAACCTGGCAACGAAGCGGAAAAATCCAGCACACAATCCGCGCCATCGCCCGAGGTACACGCCCCCGACTACACCAGCCCGCCCTTGCTGCGCGTGCGCAATCTGGTGACACGCTACGATCTTCGCGGTGGCTTGCTGGGCCGTGTGCAACGTCGTGTCCATGCAGTCGAAGACATCAGCTTTGATCTGTTTCCCGGTGAGACGCTTGCGCTGGTGGGCGAATCGGGCTGCGGCAAGTCGACCACGGCACGTGCAGTCGCGCGACTGCTGGGTACGCAAGCTGGGCAAATCGAATTCGATGGCCAGTCCATTCAAACCATGACGGGCAAACGACTGAAGGACCTGCGGCGTGATGTGCAGATGGTGTTTCAAGACCCCTACGCTTCACTGGACCCACGCCGAAGCATCGAGGATGCCTTGCTTGAGCCGTTGACGGTGCACGGCTTGGCGCACGGTGACGCTGCGCGTCGACGCGTAGGTGAATTGCTGAGCCAAGTCGGCCTGCGACCGGAACATGCACATCGCTACCCGCATGAGTTTTCTGGTGGCCAGCGCCAACGCATCTGCATCGCCCGTGCGCTGGCGCTGTCGCCACGGCTGATCGTCGCCGACGAATCGGTGTCGGCGCTGGACGTGTCGATTCAGGCGCAGGTGATCAACCTGATGCAAGACTTGCAGCGTCAACTGGGCATCGCGTTCCTGTTCATTTCTCATGACCTGGCGGTGGTGGAACGCGTCAGCCACCGGGTGGCGGTGATGTACCTGGGACGCATCGTGGAAATCGGCAGCCGTCGCCAGATATTCGAAGACCCGCGCCATTCCTACACCCGCAAACTGCTGGCCGCCGTCCCGGTGGCTGACCCACAGCAACGCAAGACACGACAGATGATGGATGGCGAGATTCCAAGCCCGGTACGCAGCGTGGACTACGTGCCCGTCGCGCAGCACGTGCACGAGGTTGCACAGGGCCACCTGGTTGCGCAGGAATCGATGGCGGCGTGA
- a CDS encoding nucleotide pyrophosphohydrolase gives MSDFQTIQQALRRFTDERDWAQFHSPKNLAMALAGETGELVANFQWLTEAQSAAPDAATKQAIREEIADVQMYLLLLADKLDIDVAQAVAEKMEMNARKYPAPEFSGSARKYDRPAD, from the coding sequence ATGTCCGACTTTCAAACCATCCAGCAAGCCCTTCGCCGATTTACTGACGAACGCGACTGGGCGCAATTTCATTCCCCCAAGAATCTGGCCATGGCGCTTGCCGGTGAAACCGGCGAGCTGGTGGCGAACTTCCAGTGGCTGACCGAAGCCCAGTCGGCCGCGCCCGATGCGGCCACCAAGCAGGCGATTCGTGAAGAGATCGCCGACGTGCAGATGTACTTGCTGCTGCTGGCCGACAAGCTGGACATCGATGTGGCGCAGGCCGTGGCGGAGAAGATGGAGATGAACGCCAGGAAGTACCCGGCACCTGAGTTCTCGGGCTCGGCACGGAAGTACGATCGGCCTGCAGACTGA
- a CDS encoding histone deacetylase family protein — MLTFFHPEQLLHHPRSYFSRGQMRTPQEVPERVQRLLQAVDALGFTVKQPADAGLAPLAAVHTTEYLAFLEHAHKRWKEVPADWGEEVMSNIFVREPNALRGILAEAAKYLADGSCPVGASTWRSAYWSAQSAAAAAEAVLAGEKSTYALCRPPGHHARIDAAGGFCYVNNAAVAAQILRKQHAKVVVLDPDMHHGQGVQDIFYERDDVLYISIHGDPTNFYPGVAGFEDETGAGKGKGYNLNLPMPHGSSEAVFFEQLDRAVAAIKDFGADALVFSIGFDIYRGDPQSMIDFSAEGFGRMGQIIKALDLPTVVVQEGGYDIETLNDNAQRFFNGFLKG, encoded by the coding sequence ATGTTGACGTTCTTCCACCCCGAGCAACTGCTTCACCATCCACGCAGCTATTTTTCGCGCGGGCAGATGCGAACGCCGCAGGAAGTACCGGAACGCGTACAGCGCCTGCTGCAAGCCGTCGACGCGCTGGGCTTTACCGTGAAGCAACCTGCAGACGCGGGCTTGGCACCGCTGGCCGCCGTGCACACCACGGAATATCTGGCCTTCCTGGAACACGCGCACAAACGCTGGAAGGAAGTGCCGGCCGATTGGGGCGAGGAAGTGATGTCGAACATCTTCGTGCGTGAACCCAATGCACTGCGCGGCATTCTGGCCGAAGCGGCCAAGTACCTGGCTGACGGCAGTTGCCCGGTTGGTGCGTCCACCTGGCGTTCGGCCTATTGGTCGGCGCAGTCGGCCGCTGCGGCTGCTGAAGCCGTGCTGGCTGGCGAAAAATCCACCTACGCGCTGTGCCGCCCGCCCGGCCACCATGCACGCATCGATGCAGCCGGTGGCTTCTGTTATGTGAACAACGCAGCCGTGGCCGCGCAGATTCTGCGCAAGCAACACGCCAAGGTGGTAGTGCTGGACCCCGACATGCACCACGGCCAGGGCGTGCAGGACATCTTCTACGAGCGCGACGATGTGCTGTACATCTCGATCCACGGCGACCCGACCAACTTCTATCCGGGCGTGGCGGGTTTCGAGGATGAAACCGGTGCGGGCAAGGGCAAGGGCTACAACCTGAACCTGCCCATGCCGCATGGCAGTTCTGAAGCGGTGTTCTTCGAACAGCTGGACCGCGCGGTGGCTGCGATCAAGGACTTCGGTGCGGATGCGCTGGTGTTCTCGATTGGCTTCGATATCTACCGGGGCGATCCGCAGTCGATGATCGATTTTTCGGCGGAAGGGTTTGGCCGCATGGGTCAGATCATCAAGGCGCTCGACCTGCCCACGGTCGTGGTGCAGGAAGGTGGTTATGACATTGAAACGCTGAACGACAATGCGCAGCGTTTCTTCAATGGCTTTTTGAAGGGCTGA
- a CDS encoding sugar O-acetyltransferase, whose protein sequence is MNESEKAAAGLLYDANYNVELLHQRNHAKGQLFDFNHTHPAQADRRREILRSLLGKTGENFTIEPPFNCDYGFNISLGENFYANVGLVILDCAKVTIGSNVFIAPNVGIHTAGHPMDVGRRNQGLEYALPILIEDNVWIGAGVQILPGVRIGAGSVVAAGAVVNRNVPPGVLVAGNPAKVIRPIVEADEIARRPR, encoded by the coding sequence ATGAACGAATCGGAGAAGGCCGCCGCAGGCTTGTTGTACGACGCGAACTACAACGTCGAGCTGCTGCACCAGCGCAACCACGCCAAAGGGCAGCTGTTCGACTTCAATCACACGCATCCTGCGCAAGCAGATCGGCGCCGTGAAATCCTGCGTTCGCTGTTGGGCAAGACCGGTGAAAACTTCACTATTGAGCCGCCATTCAATTGCGACTACGGCTTCAACATCAGCTTGGGCGAAAATTTCTACGCCAATGTCGGTTTGGTGATTCTGGACTGCGCAAAGGTCACCATCGGCAGCAACGTATTCATTGCGCCGAACGTGGGCATCCACACCGCCGGGCATCCGATGGATGTCGGCCGTCGCAACCAGGGGCTGGAATACGCGCTGCCCATCCTCATTGAAGACAACGTGTGGATCGGGGCAGGGGTGCAGATTCTGCCCGGTGTGCGCATCGGCGCGGGTAGCGTGGTGGCGGCAGGCGCAGTGGTGAACCGCAACGTGCCGCCAGGGGTGCTGGTGGCGGGTAACCCGGCGAAGGTCATCCGGCCGATTGTCGAGGCCGATGAAATTGCGCGTCGGCCCCGATGA
- a CDS encoding TonB-dependent siderophore receptor — translation MTSINSLRPLSFAVAVAFIGAASPVQAQTAGNASSDVAQLPSVTVSPTGDDATLQRLDVPVAAGALGTRAALDTPFSSSVVTRSELQERQILKLGDIFATDASVSDNSGAYGAWASYLTVRGLDLDWQNSFRIDGKPFISFVTVMPVEHMEQVELRKGATGFLNGFGAPGGLVNYVTKKPGDVPMRAVSLGYVSDSIFSQHVDIGDRVADGRFGYRINATHEQGDTFQDGTLKRNSLSLALDARITDRLTWEWQSILQDRDIDGQEATIRTSALPAGGGLPGTIRNDNGRLVGGGNFVDNAFRFHSTGLKYSLSPDWTASASYSHSTTRTRRNETVLRVQDVAGNYVHDQSDYGEGYELNYGQAMLEGRVSTGSVKHQIVVGGSWLSRENDYSADGYYGTLGSGSLAVANPYRYSSPAGLSLYRAAKTTEHGLFISDTIDLSERWSVLGGLRHTRYEQDNFSTTGARTSRYAQNVNTPTLALMFKPDAATTAYASYVESLEQGQIVGPGYVNAGTALAPLDSKQYEVGIKTQRDGWSASAALFRIERKSEYVNAANTVVQDGQSRYQGLELGAATRLGRAWTLGGNLMLLDTEYAKGQANVGNRVAGAPRFVAAAQLGYQVAQLPGLSLRADVKYTGDTSLRAAGGLSTAGYALVNVGARYDTRLSGYETTFRVGINNLLNKEYWMYQYADYVKPGDPRTLAMSVTAKF, via the coding sequence GTGACGTCGATCAACTCACTTCGTCCTTTGTCCTTTGCAGTGGCCGTCGCGTTCATCGGCGCGGCCTCACCTGTGCAGGCACAAACGGCCGGCAATGCATCCAGCGACGTGGCACAACTGCCCAGCGTGACCGTCAGCCCCACGGGCGACGATGCCACGCTTCAGCGGCTGGATGTACCTGTGGCGGCAGGGGCGTTGGGCACCCGCGCCGCGCTCGACACACCGTTCTCCAGTTCGGTGGTGACACGCAGCGAGCTTCAGGAGCGCCAGATTCTCAAGCTGGGCGACATCTTCGCTACCGATGCCTCGGTGTCCGACAACAGTGGTGCCTACGGCGCGTGGGCCAGCTACCTCACGGTGCGTGGCCTGGATCTCGACTGGCAGAACTCGTTTCGTATCGATGGCAAGCCCTTCATCAGCTTTGTGACCGTGATGCCGGTCGAGCACATGGAACAGGTCGAATTGCGCAAGGGGGCCACCGGTTTCCTGAACGGCTTTGGCGCACCGGGTGGCCTGGTCAACTACGTGACCAAGAAACCGGGCGACGTGCCGATGCGCGCAGTCAGCCTGGGCTACGTCAGCGACTCCATCTTCAGTCAGCATGTCGATATCGGTGACCGGGTGGCCGATGGGCGATTCGGTTATCGCATCAACGCCACGCACGAGCAGGGCGATACCTTCCAGGACGGAACGCTCAAGCGCAACAGCCTGTCGCTGGCGCTGGATGCTCGCATCACTGACCGCCTGACCTGGGAATGGCAGTCCATCCTGCAAGACCGGGATATCGATGGGCAGGAAGCCACGATACGCACCAGTGCCTTACCCGCTGGCGGCGGCTTGCCGGGCACTATTCGCAACGACAACGGGCGTCTGGTCGGGGGCGGCAACTTTGTCGACAATGCTTTCCGCTTCCACTCGACCGGCTTGAAATACAGCCTGTCGCCCGACTGGACGGCATCGGCCAGCTACAGCCACAGCACCACGCGCACCCGGCGCAACGAAACCGTGCTGCGTGTGCAAGACGTGGCGGGCAACTACGTGCACGACCAATCCGACTACGGCGAAGGCTACGAACTGAACTACGGCCAGGCCATGCTCGAAGGGCGCGTGAGCACCGGCAGCGTGAAGCATCAGATCGTGGTGGGTGGGTCATGGCTGTCACGAGAGAACGATTACAGCGCCGATGGTTACTACGGCACGCTGGGCAGTGGATCGCTGGCGGTGGCCAATCCGTATCGCTACAGCAGCCCGGCCGGCCTGAGCCTGTATCGCGCTGCCAAGACCACCGAGCACGGCCTGTTCATCAGCGACACCATCGACCTGAGCGAGCGCTGGTCGGTGCTGGGCGGTCTGCGCCATACGCGTTATGAACAGGACAACTTCAGCACCACGGGTGCGCGCACCTCGCGCTACGCGCAAAACGTCAACACGCCGACCCTGGCGCTGATGTTCAAGCCGGATGCGGCGACCACGGCGTATGCAAGCTATGTGGAATCGCTGGAACAAGGCCAGATCGTCGGACCGGGCTACGTCAATGCCGGCACTGCGCTGGCACCGCTGGACAGCAAACAATACGAGGTGGGCATCAAGACCCAGCGAGACGGCTGGTCGGCCAGTGCCGCCTTGTTCCGCATCGAGCGTAAATCCGAATACGTGAACGCCGCCAACACTGTGGTGCAGGACGGCCAGTCGCGTTATCAAGGTCTGGAACTCGGTGCTGCCACCCGCCTTGGCCGGGCCTGGACGCTTGGCGGCAACCTGATGCTGCTGGATACCGAATACGCCAAGGGCCAGGCGAACGTGGGCAATCGGGTAGCGGGCGCACCGCGCTTCGTGGCGGCCGCGCAGCTTGGTTATCAGGTGGCGCAGTTGCCTGGCCTGTCGCTGCGGGCCGACGTGAAGTACACCGGCGATACGTCCCTGCGCGCAGCAGGCGGGCTGAGCACCGCAGGCTACGCACTGGTCAATGTGGGCGCGCGTTACGACACCCGCCTGAGCGGCTATGAAACCACCTTCCGCGTCGGCATCAACAACCTGCTGAACAAGGAATACTGGATGTACCAGTACGCTGACTACGTGAAGCCCGGCGACCCGCGCACGCTGGCGATGAGCGTGACCGCGAAGTTCTAG
- the lipA gene encoding lipoyl synthase codes for MSSVPETITTPAGPTADVALDVTAATYDATAKQKSQAKTMRIPIKIVQAERLKKPDWIRVKAASPSSRFYEIKQILREHKLHTVCEEASCPNIGECFGKGTATFMIMGDKCTRRCPFCDVGHGRPDPLDTDEPLNLAKTIAALKLKYVVITSVDRDDLRDGGAAHYVECITRTRELSPATRIEVLVPDFRGRLDKALAVLDAGPPDVMNHNLETVPRLYKQARPGSDYAHSLKLLSEFKLRHPDVPTKSGLMLGLGETDEEILQVMRDMRAHNVDMLTIGQYLQPSEHHLPVLRYVHPDTFKMFEREAYAMGFSHAAVGAMVRSSYHADEQAHAADAAMSA; via the coding sequence ATGAGCTCTGTGCCTGAAACCATCACGACGCCGGCAGGCCCCACCGCCGACGTCGCGCTCGATGTCACCGCCGCCACCTACGACGCCACTGCCAAGCAGAAGTCGCAGGCCAAGACGATGCGCATCCCGATCAAGATCGTGCAGGCCGAACGCCTGAAGAAACCCGACTGGATTCGTGTGAAAGCCGCGTCGCCCAGCTCGCGCTTCTACGAGATCAAGCAGATCCTGCGTGAGCACAAGCTGCACACCGTCTGCGAAGAAGCCTCCTGCCCGAACATCGGCGAATGCTTCGGCAAGGGCACGGCCACCTTCATGATCATGGGTGACAAGTGCACGCGCCGCTGCCCGTTCTGTGACGTGGGGCACGGCCGTCCCGACCCCCTCGACACCGACGAACCGCTGAACCTGGCAAAGACCATTGCCGCCCTGAAGCTCAAGTACGTCGTGATCACGTCTGTCGACCGCGACGACCTGCGCGACGGCGGTGCCGCCCACTACGTGGAATGCATCACGCGCACCCGCGAACTGTCGCCCGCGACCCGCATCGAAGTGCTGGTGCCCGACTTCCGTGGCCGCCTGGACAAGGCGCTGGCTGTGCTGGACGCCGGCCCCCCGGACGTGATGAACCACAACCTGGAAACCGTGCCGCGTCTGTACAAGCAGGCTCGTCCGGGTTCGGACTACGCGCACTCGCTGAAACTGCTGTCCGAGTTCAAGCTGCGCCACCCCGACGTGCCCACCAAGTCTGGCCTGATGCTGGGCCTGGGCGAAACCGACGAAGAAATTCTGCAGGTCATGCGCGACATGCGCGCACACAACGTCGACATGCTGACCATCGGCCAGTACCTGCAACCGTCGGAACACCACCTGCCGGTGCTGCGCTACGTGCACCCGGACACCTTCAAGATGTTCGAGCGCGAGGCCTACGCAATGGGCTTCTCGCACGCTGCGGTCGGTGCGATGGTGCGTTCGTCGTACCACGCAGACGAACAGGCACATGCTGCCGACGCGGCCATGAGTGCCTGA
- the lipB gene encoding lipoyl(octanoyl) transferase LipB: MSANIADPSVASSSVLPPVAQQAPPLHWLTPPVDYQSTWQAMRDFTDARDAHTPDQMWAAEHAPVYTQGLAGKPEHLLNAAGIPVVQTDRGGQITYHGPGQIVIYVLRDLHRAGYFVREYVKRLEQAVIDTLGDLGVPDAQRKDGAPGVYVPWQGTDELAKIAALGIKVRKGCTYHGVSLNVDMDLSPFLGINPCGYAGLRTVDIASCGVKVSVQQAGETLAANLRRCL; the protein is encoded by the coding sequence ATGAGCGCGAACATCGCCGATCCGTCAGTTGCGTCGTCCAGCGTGTTGCCGCCGGTTGCGCAGCAGGCCCCGCCGCTGCACTGGCTGACGCCGCCCGTCGACTATCAAAGCACCTGGCAGGCGATGCGTGACTTCACCGATGCCCGCGATGCCCACACGCCCGACCAGATGTGGGCAGCCGAGCATGCACCGGTCTACACCCAGGGCCTGGCCGGCAAGCCGGAACACCTGCTGAATGCAGCCGGTATTCCCGTGGTGCAGACCGATCGCGGCGGGCAGATCACTTATCACGGCCCCGGCCAGATCGTGATCTACGTGCTGCGTGACCTGCATCGCGCCGGCTACTTCGTGCGTGAGTACGTCAAGCGCTTGGAACAGGCCGTCATCGACACCCTGGGCGACCTGGGTGTGCCGGATGCGCAGCGCAAGGACGGTGCACCAGGCGTGTACGTCCCCTGGCAGGGCACGGACGAACTGGCCAAGATTGCCGCGCTGGGCATCAAGGTGCGCAAGGGCTGCACCTATCACGGCGTGTCCTTGAACGTGGATATGGACTTGTCGCCATTCCTCGGCATCAATCCTTGCGGTTACGCGGGCCTGCGCACCGTCGACATCGCCAGCTGCGGCGTGAAGGTCAGCGTGCAGCAGGCTGGTGAAACCCTGGCCGCCAACCTGCGAAGATGTCTGTAA
- a CDS encoding DUF493 family protein: protein MTSPTGSEEFDPADSLIEYPSAFPIKVMGKQNPDLTSTLLAVVKQFDPTFDESTIETRASKGGNYVGLTFTITATSREQLDDLYRALSGHPMVSMVL, encoded by the coding sequence ATGACCTCACCTACCGGTTCCGAAGAATTCGATCCCGCCGACTCGCTGATCGAGTATCCCAGCGCCTTCCCGATCAAGGTGATGGGCAAGCAGAATCCCGATCTGACCTCGACCCTGCTCGCGGTCGTGAAGCAGTTCGACCCGACCTTCGATGAGTCGACCATCGAGACACGCGCCAGCAAGGGCGGCAATTACGTCGGCCTGACGTTCACCATCACCGCCACCTCGCGCGAACAGCTCGACGATCTGTATCGCGCGCTGTCGGGCCATCCGATGGTTTCGATGGTTCTGTAA
- a CDS encoding NADPH-dependent oxidoreductase: protein MSSSPDTTRAFYSHPSDAHASNSLFSDSDSLFPDARAHLQRRYRELPDQLPADWNDTLDTLLSHRSVRSYLNQPLPKGALETAIAAAQSAPSSSNLQAWSVIAVTDTDRKARINAVSGSQRQISEAPLLLVWLADLSRLRGIADSRSHTADGLDYLETFLLAVIDAALAAQNAVTAFNSLGLGSCYIGAIRNNPTTVAAELGLPPEVFPVFGLTVGVPDPARATDVKPRLPQSSVLHREQYESSVRPDDLARYDSTLRDFQIEQSLPAIDWTQQLSQRIGTAAALKGRDRLGEVLKELGFKLK from the coding sequence ATGTCCTCTTCGCCCGACACCACGCGTGCTTTTTACAGCCATCCGTCCGACGCGCATGCATCCAACTCCCTGTTCTCCGATTCCGACTCCCTGTTCCCTGACGCACGCGCACATCTGCAGCGCCGCTACCGCGAACTGCCTGACCAGTTGCCTGCCGACTGGAACGACACGCTGGACACCTTGCTGTCCCATCGTTCGGTGCGCAGCTATCTGAATCAGCCTTTGCCCAAGGGCGCGCTGGAAACCGCGATTGCCGCCGCGCAGTCCGCGCCCAGCTCATCCAATCTGCAAGCCTGGAGCGTGATTGCCGTCACCGACACGGACCGCAAGGCGCGCATCAATGCGGTGTCGGGGTCGCAGCGCCAGATTTCGGAAGCGCCCTTGCTGCTGGTCTGGCTGGCCGACCTGTCGCGCCTGCGTGGCATTGCCGATTCCCGCAGCCATACGGCCGACGGGCTGGACTATCTGGAAACCTTCCTGCTGGCCGTAATCGACGCGGCCTTGGCCGCCCAGAACGCGGTGACGGCCTTCAATTCGCTGGGCCTGGGTTCTTGCTACATCGGCGCGATCCGCAACAACCCGACGACGGTTGCGGCCGAGTTGGGCTTGCCGCCCGAGGTGTTTCCGGTCTTTGGTCTGACGGTAGGCGTACCCGACCCGGCGCGCGCAACCGATGTGAAACCACGCCTGCCGCAGAGCAGCGTGCTGCATCGCGAGCAATACGAAAGCTCGGTACGCCCGGACGACCTGGCCCGTTACGACAGCACGCTGCGCGACTTCCAGATCGAGCAATCACTGCCGGCCATTGATTGGACACAACAGCTTAGCCAACGCATTGGTACGGCTGCCGCATTGAAAGGCCGTGACCGCTTGGGCGAGGTATTGAAGGAGCTAGGTTTCAAACTCAAGTGA